One Gemmatimonadota bacterium genomic region harbors:
- a CDS encoding helix-turn-helix transcriptional regulator, translating into MAPHLRAVAIGFSSGYRWRASASEWGQLIRSSPGMIRVRIGEAHFVVPPHQALWIPAAASHEVVMSGRGTLQRIYVQDARHLPRVARVVALSPLLREILRRIHRIGTLDRRVPAERHLMDVLLDEFTIEGVQPLLLPMPTDPRARRAAEWMRDGRFVLGPTLAREAGASLRTLERLFQKQTGVSLGAWHQRARIMRALTHLADGMSVTATGLAVGYGSTSAFVVAFRRATGTTPGRYFRAPEA; encoded by the coding sequence GTGGCTCCACACCTTCGTGCGGTCGCTATCGGCTTCTCGTCCGGCTACCGGTGGCGCGCGAGCGCCAGTGAATGGGGGCAGCTGATTCGTTCGTCGCCAGGGATGATCCGGGTGAGAATCGGGGAGGCGCACTTCGTCGTTCCTCCACATCAGGCGCTGTGGATTCCGGCGGCGGCGTCCCACGAAGTCGTGATGTCTGGACGCGGGACGCTGCAACGGATCTACGTCCAGGACGCGCGCCATCTCCCCCGCGTGGCCAGGGTGGTCGCACTCTCGCCGTTGCTGCGGGAGATCCTCCGCCGGATCCACCGGATCGGAACGCTCGATCGACGTGTTCCCGCCGAGCGTCACTTGATGGATGTGTTGCTCGACGAGTTCACGATCGAGGGAGTACAACCCCTGCTCTTGCCTATGCCCACCGACCCGCGCGCGCGACGCGCGGCCGAATGGATGCGCGATGGGCGTTTCGTCCTTGGGCCCACGCTGGCGAGGGAGGCCGGGGCCAGCCTGCGGACGCTGGAGCGACTCTTTCAGAAGCAGACGGGCGTCTCCCTGGGTGCGTGGCACCAACGGGCCCGCATCATGCGAGCGTTAACCCACCTCGCCGATGGCATGTCGGTCACCGCGACGGGCCTCGCGGTTGGGTATGGCAGCACCAGTGCGTTCGTGGTTGCCTTTCGTCGCGCGACGGGAACCACTCCCGGGCGCTACTTTCGCGCGCCTGAGGCTTAG
- a CDS encoding PadR family transcriptional regulator, whose amino-acid sequence MADRSELLQGTLDLLLLKVLSLEPMHGWGITLRMEQMSGSVLLLNQGSLYPALERLRDRGWIRSDWQLTENNRRARYYSLTAAGRKQLAAERAAWKRASAAVNAIVDWAGALP is encoded by the coding sequence ATGGCCGACCGGAGTGAACTCCTGCAAGGGACACTGGATCTGCTGTTGTTGAAGGTCCTGTCGCTGGAACCCATGCATGGTTGGGGGATCACCCTGCGCATGGAGCAGATGTCGGGCAGTGTGCTCCTGCTCAACCAGGGATCGCTCTACCCCGCGCTGGAGCGGCTGCGCGACCGGGGCTGGATCCGCTCGGACTGGCAACTCACGGAAAACAACCGTCGCGCGCGCTACTACAGCCTCACCGCGGCAGGCCGCAAGCAGCTCGCCGCCGAACGCGCCGCGTGGAAACGCGCTTCGGCGGCCGTCAATGCCATCGTCGATTGGGCAGGGGCGCTCCCATGA
- a CDS encoding ABC transporter permease, with product MKRLLHRVRTWSRLPQDDAEHVAEVEFHLEQLVARHMAGGVAEPEARRRARLEFGSRDDVREAARSARGGAILDDAWRDARHAVHQLRSQPGFTLAVMTTLALAIGAATAVFSVADHVLLRASPYRDAASLVVAWETDRTSGTTREPAALPDWRDLQQQVRTLASLEAAVGAVATWTVATGEPLRVSAMQVSPGWLGQLGVAPLRGRDFTEVEGTPGGGAVALISESMWRSRLNAREDVLGATLRLNDVATQVIGVVPDDADHGLDQLHARAAYHGTYEPVGRIDVWLPLQATEAELSRDTHPLLLVGRLAPGNTAGTAQAEVAGVMADLEARYPRSNRGRGAFVEPLQEVVHGPSRPLLVTLLAAVALLAAVATVNVAGLLLLRGAARAREVALRTALGATATRLSRQFAVESAALVGLGAAAGLVVAWAAVRLVRAIGPVDVPRLQEAALDLRSIAVAIALAGVIGVIFSLLPALTAGREDPVAALKGEAGTTTLSPRGLRLRNLLVMTQLALCVSLAIGATLVLRSFRAASRVDPGFDAAQVVKLQYELPASRYPRDFARFPDFTEITQFTERTLQAARQLPGVEAAALAAAHPLDEGFTNSWRVVGREAEGADWPEISVRVTSPGYDATMGLRLRSGRVITDADGGTAPSVALINATAATRFFSGTDPIGQQLAFWGIPRRIVGVVTDERIHGVDQAAPPAVYVPMAQAPGSSGVLLVRSAREPEALLAELRRVIAGVDPQLAVYGAEPFARTVAATLGQRRFAMMVMGAFAVLTVLLALVGVHGMVAYSARQRTRELGIRLALGARPPEVAALVLGGALRLSLAGVALGTVGAFAGAGLLAQLLFGVSRHDPATFIGIPLGVLLVALLAGLGPTRRVLQAAPGAALRGIG from the coding sequence ATGAAGCGACTCCTCCATCGCGTGCGCACCTGGTCGAGACTCCCGCAGGATGACGCGGAGCACGTCGCCGAGGTCGAGTTCCACCTGGAGCAGCTGGTGGCGCGGCACATGGCCGGTGGTGTGGCGGAGCCGGAGGCCCGACGTCGCGCACGGCTCGAATTCGGATCGCGCGACGACGTGCGTGAAGCCGCACGCTCGGCGCGGGGCGGGGCGATCCTTGACGATGCCTGGCGCGACGCCCGCCATGCGGTCCACCAACTGCGAAGCCAACCGGGGTTCACCCTGGCCGTGATGACGACCCTGGCCCTCGCGATTGGCGCGGCAACCGCGGTCTTCAGTGTGGCTGACCATGTCCTGCTCCGGGCTTCGCCCTACCGTGACGCAGCATCACTGGTCGTGGCCTGGGAGACGGATCGCACCAGCGGGACCACGCGTGAGCCAGCGGCCCTCCCCGATTGGCGCGACCTGCAGCAACAGGTTCGCACCCTTGCGTCACTGGAAGCTGCGGTCGGAGCCGTGGCGACGTGGACCGTGGCTACCGGGGAGCCGCTCCGCGTGAGTGCCATGCAAGTGTCGCCGGGTTGGCTGGGCCAGCTCGGCGTGGCGCCCCTGCGGGGACGCGACTTTACGGAGGTCGAGGGGACGCCAGGCGGGGGTGCGGTTGCCCTTATCAGCGAAAGCATGTGGCGTTCGCGCCTGAATGCGCGGGAGGATGTCCTCGGCGCCACCCTGCGCCTCAACGATGTGGCCACGCAGGTCATTGGCGTGGTGCCGGACGACGCCGACCATGGACTTGACCAGCTGCACGCCCGGGCGGCGTATCACGGGACCTATGAACCTGTGGGGCGCATCGATGTTTGGTTGCCACTCCAGGCGACCGAGGCCGAGCTCAGCCGGGATACGCACCCGCTGCTCCTGGTCGGCCGCCTCGCACCGGGAAACACGGCGGGAACGGCTCAGGCAGAGGTCGCCGGCGTGATGGCGGACCTCGAGGCGCGGTATCCACGCAGTAACCGCGGCCGCGGCGCCTTTGTGGAGCCGCTGCAGGAGGTCGTGCATGGCCCGAGCCGTCCCCTCCTCGTGACGCTCCTGGCAGCGGTTGCCCTGCTCGCGGCGGTGGCCACGGTGAACGTCGCCGGGTTGCTGCTGCTGCGCGGCGCGGCCCGGGCGCGCGAAGTCGCACTCCGGACCGCGTTAGGCGCCACGGCGACGCGGCTTTCCCGGCAGTTCGCCGTCGAATCGGCGGCGCTGGTGGGTCTTGGAGCGGCCGCCGGGCTCGTGGTCGCCTGGGCTGCCGTTCGGCTGGTGCGCGCGATCGGACCGGTAGACGTCCCACGGCTCCAGGAGGCCGCGCTGGACCTGCGCAGCATCGCGGTGGCGATCGCGCTGGCCGGGGTCATCGGCGTGATCTTCTCCTTGTTGCCCGCGCTCACCGCCGGGCGTGAGGACCCTGTGGCAGCGCTCAAGGGGGAGGCTGGCACGACGACGCTCAGCCCGCGGGGGCTCCGTCTCCGCAATCTCCTGGTCATGACACAACTCGCCTTGTGTGTGTCGCTCGCCATTGGAGCGACGCTCGTGCTTCGGAGTTTTCGAGCGGCCAGTCGCGTGGATCCCGGTTTTGACGCCGCGCAGGTCGTCAAGCTGCAGTATGAGTTGCCGGCCTCGCGATACCCACGGGACTTCGCCCGCTTCCCGGACTTCACCGAGATCACGCAGTTCACCGAGCGCACGCTTCAGGCCGCGCGGCAGCTCCCTGGGGTGGAGGCGGCCGCTCTCGCGGCGGCGCATCCTCTGGACGAGGGCTTCACCAACTCCTGGCGCGTGGTCGGGCGCGAGGCCGAGGGGGCCGACTGGCCGGAGATCTCGGTGCGGGTGACGAGTCCCGGCTACGACGCCACTATGGGGCTCCGCCTGCGCAGCGGCCGCGTCATCACCGACGCGGATGGGGGCACGGCGCCGTCGGTCGCGCTGATCAACGCGACGGCCGCCACTCGCTTCTTCAGTGGCACCGATCCGATCGGCCAGCAGCTGGCCTTCTGGGGGATCCCGCGGCGGATTGTTGGAGTCGTTACTGACGAGCGCATTCACGGCGTCGACCAGGCGGCGCCGCCGGCGGTGTATGTGCCCATGGCACAGGCGCCCGGGTCCAGCGGGGTGTTGCTGGTGCGCAGCGCACGTGAACCGGAGGCCTTGCTCGCGGAGTTGCGCCGGGTGATCGCCGGGGTGGATCCGCAGCTCGCTGTGTACGGCGCCGAGCCATTTGCGCGCACCGTCGCGGCGACGCTGGGCCAGCGACGCTTCGCCATGATGGTCATGGGGGCGTTCGCCGTGCTCACGGTGCTGCTGGCCCTGGTTGGCGTGCACGGGATGGTGGCGTACAGTGCGCGCCAGCGGACGCGCGAGCTGGGGATCCGACTGGCGTTAGGCGCTCGCCCGCCGGAGGTGGCGGCGCTGGTGCTCGGTGGAGCGCTGCGGTTGTCACTGGCCGGGGTCGCCCTGGGCACCGTCGGGGCCTTCGCCGGGGCGGGACTGCTGGCCCAGTTGCTCTTTGGCGTCTCGCGCCACGACCCGGCGACCTTCATAGGGATTCCACTGGGTGTGTTGTTGGTCGCCCTCCTCGCCGGCCTGGGACCGACACGGCGCGTCCTGCAAGCGGCCCCGGGGGCGGCACTCCGCGGTATCGGGTGA
- a CDS encoding cation:proton antiporter, protein MHGIPILRDLVVLVMIAVPVVLLANRFRVPSLVGFLLTGVAIGPSALALISAPDSVNGLAEVGSVLLLFAIGLELSLSQVAKLGAVVLRGGLAQMVGTIAVFASLSKLFGSPTNTAILYGVLVALSSTAIILKVYAGRGELDSAHGRIAVAILLFQDLCVVPLMLLLPILAGTGQGGGAALRGIGITIVVTGGIIGLGRYLVPWILERIVHLRNNEIFTLTVLAIGLGAAYVTQAFGLSLALGAFLAGLLIAESEYGLQALSDVLPFRDTFSGIFFTSVGMLMDVRFFVQHAPTIIGFAVAILVLKTAINYGVVRMVRRSQRVGLVAGIGLAQVGEFSFVLAGSALGYQLLTTSEYQVFLGAAILTMLAAPFLTNAAADIADWAFQFRAMPTMEFATREVRAAKPLDAHVIIVGYGLNGRNVARALRRARIQYAVIESNGQVVRQARLDREIVFFGDGTRGEVLERVGIARAKVVVFCLAAIGDERRAVAVARHLNPDVHIVCRTRYVAEIAELQRLGANEVVPEEFETSLEIFARVLRTYGVPDETIRDAAASARKDHYDMLRERGATHTPVDTLVGRALK, encoded by the coding sequence ATGCACGGCATTCCGATCCTGCGGGACCTCGTCGTCCTCGTGATGATTGCGGTCCCGGTCGTCCTCCTGGCCAACCGGTTCCGGGTCCCCAGCCTGGTGGGCTTCCTGCTCACCGGGGTGGCGATCGGACCGTCGGCGCTGGCCCTGATCTCGGCGCCGGACTCGGTCAACGGCCTCGCCGAGGTAGGGTCGGTCCTGCTGCTTTTTGCCATTGGGCTGGAGCTGTCGCTGTCCCAGGTCGCCAAGCTGGGCGCCGTCGTGTTGCGCGGCGGGCTCGCCCAGATGGTGGGGACGATTGCGGTGTTTGCCAGTCTCTCGAAGCTCTTCGGCAGCCCCACCAACACGGCCATCCTGTATGGGGTGCTGGTGGCGCTGTCCTCCACGGCGATCATCCTCAAGGTCTACGCCGGCCGCGGCGAGCTGGATAGCGCGCACGGGCGCATCGCCGTCGCGATCCTGCTGTTTCAGGACCTGTGCGTCGTGCCCCTGATGTTGCTCCTCCCCATCCTCGCGGGCACCGGGCAGGGAGGTGGCGCGGCCTTGCGCGGGATCGGGATCACGATCGTCGTGACGGGCGGGATCATTGGGTTGGGTCGTTACCTGGTCCCGTGGATCCTCGAACGCATCGTGCACCTGCGCAACAACGAGATCTTCACGCTCACGGTCCTGGCGATCGGGTTGGGCGCGGCGTACGTGACGCAGGCTTTCGGCCTCTCGCTCGCGTTAGGTGCCTTTCTCGCCGGCCTGCTCATCGCCGAGTCCGAGTACGGCCTGCAGGCGCTCTCCGACGTCCTCCCGTTCCGGGATACGTTCAGCGGGATCTTCTTCACCTCGGTGGGGATGCTGATGGATGTGCGGTTCTTCGTCCAACACGCTCCCACCATTATCGGGTTCGCGGTGGCGATCCTGGTCCTGAAGACGGCGATCAACTACGGCGTCGTGCGGATGGTGCGGCGGTCGCAGCGCGTGGGGCTCGTCGCGGGGATCGGACTGGCCCAGGTCGGCGAATTCTCCTTCGTGCTCGCGGGCTCGGCGCTGGGGTATCAGCTGCTCACGACCAGCGAGTACCAGGTATTCCTTGGCGCCGCGATCCTGACGATGCTCGCGGCGCCGTTCCTGACGAATGCCGCCGCCGACATCGCCGACTGGGCGTTCCAGTTCCGGGCGATGCCCACCATGGAGTTCGCGACGCGTGAGGTCAGGGCGGCGAAGCCGCTGGACGCGCACGTGATCATCGTCGGCTACGGGCTCAACGGGCGGAACGTCGCCCGCGCGCTGCGGCGGGCACGCATCCAGTACGCGGTCATCGAGTCCAACGGGCAGGTGGTGCGCCAGGCGCGACTCGATCGCGAGATCGTCTTCTTTGGGGATGGGACGCGCGGTGAAGTGCTGGAACGGGTGGGCATCGCCCGAGCGAAGGTCGTGGTGTTCTGCCTCGCCGCGATCGGGGACGAGCGGCGTGCGGTCGCGGTCGCGCGCCACCTCAATCCGGACGTGCATATCGTCTGTCGGACACGCTACGTGGCCGAAATCGCCGAGCTGCAGCGACTGGGCGCCAACGAAGTCGTGCCCGAAGAATTCGAGACCTCGCTGGAGATCTTCGCGCGCGTGTTACGGACCTATGGCGTGCCTGACGAGACCATTCGCGACGCGGCCGCCAGCGCGCGCAAGGACCACTACGACATGTTGCGCGAACGAGGGGCGACGCACACTCCCGTCGACACCCTCGTGGGTCGCGCCCTCAAGTAA
- a CDS encoding ABC transporter permease, with translation MQQDRSRRYLQFFGPRPDADVEDEIAFHLEARAQELAARGLPLAEAREEARRRFGDRTRVEAEMRRMEREKSRRAARLEMWRDWGSDLTFVRRSLMRQPLFTIAAVLTLGLSIGVNTAIFSAVNAFLLKPLPVRDADRQMVVATMFKKDGITGSVSYPLYREVKALPVFEDAVSWLGWEVALRRDGNTQKGFVLAGSGNYLTALGVQVARGRGFTEADAATRAPVVVITDSYWAREFGRAPAAVGATLYLNDVPFTVIGVLPAAFTGTQPLIVPQLMMPVESMASFYPAIAANMDDMSWGSFRILARTKAGVTPAQLEAAMGQYTADLEQRYPREMLDSKVVAAPETRARPDLSVSRIVPWIAAVFFGMVGLAVLVACANVTNLLLARAAARRSEIAVRAALGAARGRVIRLLLTESVVIGILSLGVAYLLARFSIQWFNNLDLAIDVPISFGLEMDWRVFGYAAAISLAAGVIAGLAPAVMGSRAPVSEVLRESGRSGAGSKGRARFRNGLVIAQVAVSFVLLVSGGLFMRSARGAANLDIGFRRERLLVSQMDLSLHRLDSVQTRRTQDQLLERLAALPNVEAVGLGSHIPLGGNNYGRNLYLDTRPTAAPQGMFQTFYATVSPGYIPALGLRLREGRDLLPTDDDAAPRVAVVNRALAEALWPGEGALGKRFRLDEQGPEVEVVGLIENAQYLLLGEAPRPFAYFPIRQSYRQQTFIFVRTRPDDPLAAVPDLRRVVTEINPSILLSGTRSMATHLDHGIALFFVNMGATLATAIGLLGLLQTVVGLYGVLSYTVAQRAREFGIRQALGASAGSIVGQVLRQGSVLCGTGIAAGLAIAIVLTRSMSSLLYGVSPLDALAFGGALLIVGVVAFASSYLPARRASRVAPATAIRAE, from the coding sequence ATGCAACAGGACCGCAGCCGCCGATACCTGCAGTTCTTTGGGCCGCGCCCCGACGCCGACGTCGAGGACGAGATCGCCTTTCACCTCGAGGCACGCGCGCAGGAACTGGCCGCCCGTGGGCTTCCCCTCGCGGAGGCGCGGGAGGAGGCACGGCGCCGTTTCGGCGATCGGACACGGGTGGAGGCAGAGATGCGCCGGATGGAGCGCGAGAAGTCCCGTCGCGCGGCGCGCCTTGAGATGTGGCGTGACTGGGGCAGCGACCTGACCTTCGTGCGCCGCTCCCTGATGCGGCAGCCACTCTTCACCATCGCGGCCGTCCTCACCCTCGGCCTCAGCATCGGCGTCAACACGGCGATCTTCTCGGCCGTCAACGCCTTCCTGCTCAAGCCCCTGCCGGTGCGCGACGCCGATCGCCAGATGGTCGTTGCGACCATGTTCAAGAAGGACGGGATCACGGGGAGCGTGTCGTACCCGTTGTACCGCGAGGTAAAGGCGCTGCCGGTGTTTGAGGATGCCGTAAGCTGGCTGGGATGGGAGGTCGCCCTTCGCCGCGACGGCAACACGCAGAAGGGTTTCGTCCTTGCGGGGAGCGGCAACTACCTCACGGCCCTCGGTGTGCAGGTCGCCCGCGGCCGCGGCTTTACCGAGGCGGATGCGGCGACACGCGCCCCTGTCGTGGTGATCACGGACTCCTACTGGGCCAGGGAATTCGGTCGCGCTCCCGCGGCCGTCGGTGCCACGCTCTACCTCAATGACGTCCCATTCACCGTGATCGGCGTCCTCCCGGCCGCCTTCACGGGCACGCAGCCCCTCATCGTGCCGCAGCTGATGATGCCGGTGGAGTCGATGGCGAGCTTCTATCCGGCGATCGCGGCCAACATGGACGACATGTCCTGGGGGAGTTTCCGCATCCTCGCGCGAACGAAGGCTGGCGTGACTCCGGCGCAGCTCGAAGCGGCGATGGGGCAATACACGGCGGACCTCGAACAGCGGTATCCCCGGGAGATGCTCGACTCCAAGGTCGTCGCCGCACCGGAGACACGCGCACGACCGGACCTCTCGGTCTCGCGCATCGTGCCATGGATCGCGGCGGTGTTCTTTGGCATGGTCGGCCTCGCCGTGCTCGTGGCGTGCGCCAACGTGACCAACCTGCTCCTGGCGCGCGCGGCGGCGCGACGGTCGGAGATCGCCGTGCGGGCGGCGTTAGGCGCCGCCCGGGGGCGCGTGATCCGCCTCCTGTTGACGGAGAGTGTGGTGATCGGGATCCTGAGCCTCGGGGTCGCCTACCTGCTCGCGCGGTTCTCGATCCAATGGTTCAACAACCTCGACCTCGCGATCGATGTCCCGATCAGTTTTGGCCTCGAGATGGACTGGCGCGTCTTTGGCTACGCCGCAGCGATCTCGCTGGCCGCCGGTGTCATCGCCGGTCTCGCACCGGCCGTGATGGGGTCACGCGCGCCCGTGAGCGAGGTGTTGCGGGAGAGCGGGCGATCGGGAGCTGGCAGCAAGGGGCGCGCGCGATTTCGCAACGGACTCGTCATCGCCCAGGTGGCGGTGTCCTTCGTCCTGCTCGTGTCCGGCGGCCTCTTCATGCGCAGCGCCCGGGGCGCCGCCAACCTGGACATCGGCTTCCGTCGCGAGCGACTCCTTGTGTCGCAGATGGATCTCTCCCTGCACCGGCTGGACTCGGTACAGACGCGGCGGACGCAGGACCAGTTGCTGGAGCGGCTGGCCGCCCTGCCTAACGTCGAGGCGGTCGGGCTCGGCTCGCACATTCCCCTCGGCGGCAACAACTATGGACGCAACCTCTACCTGGACACGCGGCCGACCGCCGCGCCACAGGGGATGTTCCAGACGTTTTATGCCACGGTCTCACCCGGGTATATCCCCGCCCTGGGATTGCGGTTGCGCGAAGGTCGCGACCTCCTCCCCACCGATGATGACGCCGCCCCCAGGGTTGCCGTCGTGAACCGGGCCCTGGCCGAGGCGCTGTGGCCGGGCGAAGGGGCCCTCGGCAAGCGTTTCCGCCTCGATGAACAGGGGCCGGAGGTCGAGGTCGTCGGGCTGATCGAGAATGCGCAGTACCTGCTCCTTGGTGAAGCGCCGCGTCCCTTTGCGTACTTCCCGATCCGGCAGTCGTATCGCCAGCAAACGTTCATCTTCGTGCGGACCAGGCCCGACGACCCCCTCGCCGCCGTCCCGGACCTGCGTCGGGTCGTGACCGAGATCAACCCGAGCATCCTGCTCTCGGGCACGCGCTCCATGGCCACGCACCTCGACCACGGCATCGCGCTGTTCTTCGTGAACATGGGCGCGACCCTCGCGACGGCCATCGGCCTCCTCGGGCTACTGCAAACCGTGGTTGGTCTTTACGGCGTATTGTCGTATACCGTGGCCCAACGCGCGCGGGAGTTCGGGATTCGGCAGGCCCTTGGCGCGAGCGCCGGCTCCATCGTGGGACAGGTGCTTCGCCAGGGTTCGGTGCTCTGCGGCACCGGGATCGCCGCCGGGTTGGCGATTGCGATCGTGCTCACGCGCAGCATGTCGTCGCTCCTGTATGGCGTCTCGCCCCTGGACGCCCTGGCCTTCGGGGGAGCGCTGCTCATCGTTGGCGTGGTCGCCTTTGCGTCGAGCTACCTACCGGCCCGCCGGGCCTCGCGCGTGGCGCCCGCAACGGCGATCCGGGCTGAGTAG
- a CDS encoding PadR family transcriptional regulator codes for MRNESLELLRGTLDLLILRALKVETTHGYGVLRWIERATGDELRIEEGSLYPALYRLEKRGWITSEWGLSENNRRARFYQLTRKGRAQLETEVDEFVRFALAVFRALDVTPTPA; via the coding sequence GTGAGAAACGAGTCACTCGAGCTGCTGCGCGGGACCCTGGACCTCCTGATCCTCCGGGCCCTCAAGGTGGAGACCACCCATGGGTATGGGGTCCTGCGCTGGATCGAGCGAGCGACGGGCGACGAACTGCGCATCGAGGAGGGCTCGCTGTATCCCGCCCTCTATCGACTCGAGAAGCGTGGCTGGATCACCTCCGAGTGGGGCCTTTCGGAGAACAACCGGCGGGCACGTTTCTACCAGCTCACGCGCAAGGGACGCGCCCAGCTGGAGACCGAGGTCGATGAGTTCGTCCGCTTTGCGCTCGCGGTCTTTCGCGCGCTCGACGTGACCCCAACCCCAGCCTGA
- a CDS encoding c-type cytochrome, giving the protein MNAWVWLFAPGLALAPLGAGEAQLPSRFTNLRVLPRDITPDSLLSIMGGFTRALGVRCTHCHVAANGGRPAADEFALDGLEPKRVARVMWQMVDTINGRHLPAIGRPVAGLARVTCATCHRGIVRPIPLEEALWLTYERAGIDSTIARYRELRREHLGTGAYDFSELPVPTLADRLAEHESRRTDAARLMRLNLEYHPASWFTYQQLGQLEAAMGDTAAAILSIERGLALNPQRAFLRDLLTRLKPR; this is encoded by the coding sequence ATGAATGCCTGGGTATGGCTCTTTGCGCCTGGCCTCGCACTCGCGCCACTTGGCGCTGGTGAGGCGCAACTCCCCTCGCGCTTCACGAATCTCCGCGTGCTCCCGCGCGACATCACTCCCGACAGCCTGCTGTCGATCATGGGAGGGTTCACCCGCGCCCTCGGCGTACGTTGCACCCACTGCCACGTGGCGGCAAACGGTGGGCGGCCGGCCGCGGACGAATTCGCGCTCGATGGATTGGAGCCCAAGCGCGTCGCGCGGGTGATGTGGCAGATGGTCGACACGATCAATGGTCGTCACCTGCCGGCCATCGGTCGGCCGGTAGCGGGACTGGCTCGCGTCACCTGCGCCACGTGCCACCGCGGGATCGTGCGACCGATTCCGCTGGAAGAAGCACTGTGGCTGACCTACGAAAGAGCGGGCATCGACTCGACGATCGCGCGGTATCGGGAGCTTCGGCGGGAGCATCTTGGCACGGGCGCGTATGACTTCTCGGAACTCCCCGTCCCGACGCTGGCCGATCGCCTTGCCGAGCATGAGTCGCGCCGCACCGACGCCGCGCGACTCATGCGGCTCAACCTGGAGTACCACCCGGCGTCGTGGTTCACCTATCAGCAGCTGGGGCAGCTCGAGGCGGCGATGGGGGATACCGCCGCCGCCATCCTCTCGATTGAACGCGGGCTGGCGCTGAATCCCCAACGCGCGTTCCTGCGGGACCTGCTCACGCGCCTCAAGCCGCGCTAA
- a CDS encoding VOC family protein translates to MTNSSAAINATTLGCSITCKDLDASIRFYRDAIGFGVAQTYEHEGKVVAAVVGAGNISIVLNQDDGKLGWDRIKGQGFYLQINVAGPADVDAAAARIKAAGGALLGEPADRPWGARMFQFNDLDGFKLGVSTPLQG, encoded by the coding sequence ATGACGAACTCCTCGGCCGCGATCAACGCGACCACCCTCGGCTGCTCGATTACCTGCAAGGACCTCGACGCCTCGATCCGCTTCTACCGCGACGCCATCGGATTTGGCGTGGCACAGACCTATGAACACGAGGGCAAGGTCGTGGCGGCCGTCGTCGGGGCTGGCAATATCAGCATCGTCCTCAACCAGGACGACGGCAAGCTGGGGTGGGACCGGATCAAGGGGCAGGGCTTCTACCTACAGATCAACGTCGCTGGTCCCGCCGATGTCGACGCGGCGGCCGCGCGCATCAAAGCCGCAGGTGGAGCGCTGTTGGGTGAGCCCGCGGACCGTCCGTGGGGTGCCCGGATGTTCCAGTTCAATGACCTGGACGGCTTCAAGCTTGGGGTGTCGACTCCGCTCCAGGGATAG
- a CDS encoding DMT family transporter, translated as MSPGIRAMALGAFWFSIMGLLVRLAGARLPTLQVIVLRCAITLVLSYAACRQAGVRDVLGTNRRLLLLRGTLGALGLLGFFHSLVRNPLAEANLLQYTNPIFAILIAGVWLKERVGRAELVSLAVCIVGVVCITRPAFLFGIHEHALLPMNVLIGVTGALFSGSAYAVVRRIGHSEHPTVVVFYLPLMGLALSLPLSLGEWMAPTGREWVLLLGTGITTQVAQTYMTRGLRLETAARATTTGYLQIVFATAWGALVLGEWPSGWTLLGAGLIVGSALWLALGRQRGGVGDE; from the coding sequence TTGTCGCCTGGCATCCGTGCCATGGCGCTGGGCGCGTTCTGGTTTTCCATCATGGGGTTGCTCGTGCGCCTTGCCGGCGCGCGACTGCCGACGCTGCAGGTCATTGTCCTGCGGTGCGCGATCACCCTGGTGTTGAGCTACGCAGCCTGCCGACAGGCCGGGGTCCGCGATGTGCTGGGCACCAATCGCCGACTGCTCCTCCTGCGCGGCACGCTGGGCGCGCTTGGGCTGCTCGGCTTCTTTCACTCGTTGGTGCGGAACCCGCTGGCCGAGGCGAACCTGCTGCAGTATACGAACCCCATCTTCGCCATCCTCATTGCCGGGGTCTGGCTCAAGGAACGTGTGGGACGTGCGGAACTGGTGAGCCTCGCCGTGTGCATCGTCGGCGTGGTGTGCATCACGCGGCCGGCATTCCTGTTCGGGATCCACGAACACGCGCTGCTCCCGATGAACGTGCTGATCGGGGTGACCGGGGCATTGTTCAGCGGGTCGGCGTACGCGGTGGTACGTCGGATCGGGCATTCGGAGCATCCCACGGTGGTGGTGTTCTACCTGCCGCTGATGGGGCTGGCGCTCTCGCTCCCGCTGTCGCTTGGGGAGTGGATGGCCCCAACGGGTCGGGAGTGGGTCCTGCTGCTCGGCACGGGGATCACTACCCAGGTCGCGCAGACCTACATGACCCGTGGGTTGCGGTTGGAAACCGCGGCGCGGGCCACGACCACGGGATACCTCCAGATCGTCTTCGCGACCGCGTGGGGCGCCCTGGTGCTTGGCGAGTGGCCGTCGGGCTGGACCCTGCTGGGGGCCGGGTTGATCGTCGGGAGTGCGCTGTGGTTGGCGTTAGGCAGACAGCGTGGGGGCGTTGGGGACGAATAG